From a single Canis lupus baileyi chromosome 14, mCanLup2.hap1, whole genome shotgun sequence genomic region:
- the PSCA gene encoding prostate stem cell antigen → MKAVLLALLAAALALRPGTALECYSCKARVSNQDCQRVQNCSHSETQCWTEHIRAVGVLTLISKGCSSHCVEDSQNYYVGKKNITCCSTDLCNASGAHALQPATVTLALLTALGGLLLWGPGRL, encoded by the exons ATGAAGGCCGTCCTCCTCGCCCTGCTGGCAGCTGCCTTGGCCCTGCGGCCAG GCACCGCCCTGGAGTGCTACTCCTGCAAGGCCCGCGTCAGCAACCAGGACTGCCAGCGCGTGCAGAACTGCTCCCACTCCGAGACGCAGTGCTGGACCGAGCACATCC GTGCGGTTGGCGTCCTGACCCTCATTAGCAAGGGCTGCAGCTCGCACTGTGTGGAGGACTCGCAGAACTACTACGTGGGCAAGAAGAACATCACGTGTTGCTCCACTGACCTGTGCAACGCCAGTGGGGCCCATGCCCTGCAGCCAGCCACTGTCACCCTGGCACTGCTCACTGCTCTCGGTGGCCTGCTGCTCTGGGGCCCTGGCCGGCTGTAA